One genomic window of Anaeromyxobacter diazotrophicus includes the following:
- a CDS encoding molybdopterin molybdotransferase MoeA: MLEPDAARARILAALEDVAPLPPERVSLAEALGRALAEPVLAPRALPPFDSSQMDGYALRAADARAPGARLRVAFEVYAGSVPPPLPEGACCRIFTGAPVPAGADAVEMQEEVARQGAFARFRRAAEPGRFVRPAGSDLALGAVALEAGAAVDAGATGLAAALGRTELAVYRRPRVGLLATGDELVPVDRPPAAGQILDSNSHALAAACREAGAVPLLLPFARDERGSLRRALAAARGLDALVSTGGVSVGEKDLVKEAVEAAGARLDFWKVAMKPGKPVAFGRWGRTAVFGLPGNPASALVTFELFVRPALRRLAGLPGTGRVRLPARLAEPASKPAGLTHFLRARATVRAGQLWVEPLRSQASGHLTSVTGFEALAVLPSAATRLRRGAAVEAILLAPPREP; this comes from the coding sequence GTGCTCGAACCGGACGCGGCGCGCGCGCGCATCCTCGCAGCCCTGGAAGACGTGGCGCCGCTCCCGCCCGAGCGGGTGAGCCTGGCCGAGGCGCTGGGCCGCGCGCTGGCGGAGCCGGTCCTGGCTCCCCGCGCCCTGCCCCCCTTCGACAGCTCGCAGATGGACGGCTACGCGCTGCGCGCCGCCGACGCGCGCGCCCCGGGGGCCCGGCTGCGGGTGGCGTTCGAGGTGTACGCCGGCTCGGTGCCGCCGCCGCTGCCCGAGGGCGCGTGCTGCCGCATCTTCACCGGCGCGCCGGTGCCGGCGGGCGCCGACGCGGTCGAGATGCAGGAGGAGGTGGCGCGCCAGGGCGCCTTCGCGCGCTTCCGGCGCGCCGCCGAGCCGGGCCGCTTCGTCCGCCCGGCGGGCTCCGACCTGGCCCTGGGCGCGGTGGCGCTCGAGGCCGGCGCCGCCGTGGACGCGGGCGCCACCGGGCTGGCCGCGGCGCTGGGGCGGACCGAGCTCGCGGTTTACCGCCGCCCGCGGGTGGGGCTGCTCGCCACCGGCGACGAGCTCGTCCCGGTCGACCGTCCCCCGGCCGCGGGACAGATCCTCGACTCGAACAGCCACGCGCTGGCCGCCGCCTGCCGCGAGGCGGGCGCCGTCCCGCTGCTGCTGCCCTTCGCCCGCGACGAGCGCGGGTCCCTGCGCCGCGCCCTGGCGGCGGCCAGGGGGCTCGACGCGCTGGTCTCGACCGGCGGGGTCTCGGTGGGGGAGAAGGACCTGGTGAAGGAGGCGGTCGAGGCCGCCGGCGCGCGCCTCGACTTCTGGAAGGTGGCCATGAAGCCGGGCAAGCCGGTCGCCTTCGGGCGCTGGGGCCGGACCGCCGTCTTCGGCCTGCCCGGCAACCCGGCCAGCGCGCTCGTCACCTTCGAGCTCTTCGTGCGTCCGGCGCTGCGGCGGCTGGCCGGGCTGCCCGGCACCGGCCGCGTGCGGCTCCCGGCCCGCCTGGCCGAGCCCGCCTCGAAGCCGGCCGGGCTCACCCACTTCCTGCGCGCACGTGCGACGGTGCGTGCGGGGCAGCTCTGGGTCGAGCCGCTCCGCTCCCAGGCGAGCGGTCACCTCACCTCGGTGACGGGGTTCGAGGCGCTGGCGGTGCTCCCCAGCGCCGCCACCCGGCTCCGCCGCGGAGCGGCCGTGGAGGCGATCCTGCTCGCACCGCCCCGAGAGCCTTGA